The Dehalococcoidia bacterium DNA window ATGAAGATGCCCATTACCAGAGGGTCATCGAGTACGATGTATCTCAGATCGAGCCCCAGGTTGCATTTCCCCACATGCCTTCGAACACAAGGTCGATAAGCGATGTGGGAGAGGTGAGGATCGACCAGGCGGTGATCGGCAGTTGTACCAACGGTCGCATTGAGGACCTGCAAATAGCCGCCGAGGTGCTGAAATGGAGGAAGGTTCACCCTGGGGTGCGCCTTATCGTAATCCCCGGCTCTCAGCAGGTATATCTCGAGGCGATGCATCGCGGCCTCATTGAAATCTTCATCCGGGCCGGGGCCGCGGTAAGCACGCCCACCTGTGGCCCCTGCCTCGGCGGACATATGGGTGTGCTGGCGGAGGGAGAGCGGTGCATATCAACCACCAACCGCAACTTCGTGGGAAGGATGGGGAGCCCGGATGCGGAGGTCTATCTCTCCAACCCGGCGATCGCCGCCGCCAGCGCGATATTGGGGAGGATCGGAAGCCCGGAGGAGATGGCGGGGTAACGGTGGATAGTTCGAAAAAAGGCGTGGCGGGCAAGATTGCCGTTTTTGTTGTGGGTCTGCTGGTAATCCTGGGCATTATAGTAGTGTCAAAAGCGTTTTTCAGGGGAATGCTGGTGGGGGTCGCTCTCGCTGGCTGTGTTATTACCCTTTTTTGGATGAGCAGGGCTATGAGAAGGAAGCGGTAGGGGGATGCAAGTAACTGAAATTTATGAAGAGATAATACCATTCTCCCTCATGAAACTGGTGCTGGGCGTGTTTATCGCTTTAACAATATTGTTCCTTGGCCTTTTTGTCTATCAGGTTTTGGTAGGGCCGGTTAGTGCTAATCCAGCCCCGGACTGGTTTTATCTCATTATGTTTGTGTTGTTTGCTGGATTTACCGCTCTTATCAGGAACTTCAATAAGCTAGCTATTAAAGTCAGCACTCAATCGGTCACTGTTGGCTTCGGGATTTTTAAGCGTGTTGTATCTTGGGACGATATCCATGGATGCTACTTAGACGATGCTTCAGCCTTTGGGAGCTATGGGGGTTGGGGTATTCGCACGGCGAAGGTTAAAGGCAAGTGGAGGCTGGTGTACAATGTCATCGGCAGCCCCACGGTCGTGTTGGAGCTTAAGAGGGGCAGGTTCAGGGAGTTTGTGTTTTCCACAAAAAACCCGGATGGGATAATGGAGATAGCGAGGAAACAAATCCGGTAGTGACAGGAGATTTTGTGAAGGGGAGTACATATTGAAACTCAAAGGCAGAGCCCATAAATACGGGGCAAATGTGGATACGGATGCCATCATCCCTGCCCGCTATCTCAATGTCTCCGAGCCGGTTGAGTTATCCAGGCACTGCATGGAGGGCATCGATAGCGATTTCTTGAGCCGGGTGAAGGCGGGAGACATCATCGTGGCTACCACCAACTTCGGCTGCGGCTCATCGCGGGAGCATGCCCCTATAGCCATCAAGGCAGCGGGGGTGTCCTGCGTCATCGCTCAGAGCTTCGCCCGCATCTTCTTCCGCAATGCCATTAACATTGGCCTGCCCCTGCTTGAGTGCGCCCAGGCGGATGAGATCGAGCAGGGCGACGAGCTA harbors:
- a CDS encoding 3-isopropylmalate dehydratase small subunit → MKLKGRAHKYGANVDTDAIIPARYLNVSEPVELSRHCMEGIDSDFLSRVKAGDIIVATTNFGCGSSREHAPIAIKAAGVSCVIAQSFARIFFRNAINIGLPLLECAQADEIEQGDELEVVLGEGEIRDITKNKVFKAEQYPDFMLQIISSGGLIEYTRKNMEARGAQ